A stretch of the Chlorobiota bacterium genome encodes the following:
- a CDS encoding S41 family peptidase: MKIIKKINKKSIFIFVIILLIGSIAWKLPDNVDYIRIAKVTETFASVYREVSLRFIDTINHEDFIVTGIKSMLKTLDPYTTYIDKNDKNELDLLLQNQYGGAGISVFARDSSLFINELLDNYPAKKVGLRIGDKIISINDINLQNSTVEKMREVIRGTPGGVLKFVIKRGAIPQPISYSLIRELIQAKSISYSGLLNDSTGYIKLTRFSQGAPLEFKSALKELQVKNSISSLVIDLRDNGGGLLESAVSIASNFVPKGSLIVSTKGRDTNDVKYFYTEEVPILKNVKIAVLINKNSASASEILAGAIQDLDAGVILGQPSFGKGLVQTLHWIGQNIQLKITTARYYTPSGRCIQKYTYDKSGKAIITNDSIQHEFLTTSGRNVKSSGGILPDSILAVDTSSFVSQLNRSWVFFDYATLLTSNMNSIPIDFKISNDIANSFFKYVISLPSNKLPDNFVYKKVKEFETFAKDKNVSNLIINSISEIKNESIKNINLSLNSNKDNISRYILREVYSRFNGTKDRVQLGLIDDNQLQSTIIFLQSKVNYYSMLHKDIKQD, translated from the coding sequence ATGAAGATTATAAAAAAAATAAATAAAAAGTCAATTTTCATATTTGTAATTATCTTACTCATAGGTTCAATTGCTTGGAAATTGCCTGATAATGTAGATTACATAAGGATTGCAAAGGTTACCGAAACTTTTGCATCTGTTTACAGAGAGGTGTCTTTAAGATTTATAGATACTATTAATCATGAAGATTTTATAGTAACTGGTATTAAATCAATGTTAAAAACTCTAGATCCGTATACAACTTACATAGATAAAAATGACAAAAATGAATTAGATTTATTATTGCAGAATCAATATGGAGGAGCTGGTATAAGTGTATTTGCACGTGACAGTTCCCTTTTCATAAATGAATTGTTAGATAATTATCCAGCAAAAAAAGTTGGATTGAGAATTGGTGATAAAATAATTTCTATAAATGATATTAATCTTCAAAATTCAACTGTTGAGAAAATGCGTGAGGTAATTCGTGGAACGCCAGGTGGAGTATTGAAATTCGTTATAAAAAGGGGTGCAATACCTCAACCAATCTCTTATTCACTTATTCGTGAATTGATTCAAGCTAAAAGCATTTCATATAGTGGACTCCTAAATGATAGTACTGGTTATATTAAACTGACAAGATTTTCTCAAGGAGCACCATTAGAATTTAAAAGTGCATTAAAAGAACTTCAAGTAAAAAATAGTATTTCATCTTTAGTTATAGATCTTAGAGATAATGGTGGTGGTCTATTAGAATCTGCAGTTTCAATCGCAAGTAATTTTGTTCCAAAAGGGAGTTTGATTGTTTCAACAAAAGGACGAGACACAAATGATGTAAAATATTTTTATACTGAGGAAGTACCTATTCTTAAAAATGTAAAAATTGCAGTTCTGATAAATAAAAATTCTGCTTCAGCTTCTGAGATATTAGCTGGAGCTATTCAAGATCTTGATGCTGGAGTAATTCTTGGTCAGCCAAGTTTTGGTAAAGGTTTAGTTCAAACCCTTCACTGGATAGGGCAGAACATTCAGCTTAAAATTACAACTGCAAGATATTATACTCCATCTGGAAGGTGTATTCAAAAGTATACATATGATAAATCTGGCAAAGCAATCATTACAAATGATTCTATCCAACATGAGTTTTTAACTACTTCTGGTAGAAATGTTAAAAGTAGTGGTGGCATTCTCCCAGATTCAATATTAGCGGTTGATACTAGTTCTTTTGTTTCTCAGCTTAACCGTTCTTGGGTGTTTTTTGATTATGCAACTTTGTTAACTTCCAATATGAATTCAATTCCAATTGATTTTAAAATAAGTAATGATATTGCGAATTCTTTTTTTAAATACGTTATTTCATTACCAAGTAATAAACTTCCTGATAACTTTGTTTATAAAAAAGTAAAAGAATTTGAAACTTTTGCAAAAGACAAAAATGTTAGTAATTTAATTATTAATTCTATATCTGAAATAAAAAATGAAAGTATCAAAAATATTAATTTATCTTTAAATTCTAATAAAGATAATATTTCAAGATATATTTTGAGGGAAGTATACTCAAGGTTCAATGGAACTAAAGATAGAGTTCAATTAGGATTGATTGATGATAATCAATTACAGTCAACAATAATTTTTTTACAATCAAAGGTAAATTATTATTCAATGTTACATAAGGATATTAAACAAGATTAA